Proteins from a single region of Primulina tabacum isolate GXHZ01 chromosome 5, ASM2559414v2, whole genome shotgun sequence:
- the LOC142544373 gene encoding uncharacterized protein LOC142544373, producing MGLSASKRVQRHLQAAPQFSSACESVYANCLSLSQHAFAGIKPYQLCSAVEQLHHVLSHSLPLISKWVPHPPDRERVDRAFRSMIRSRGPGSTVAQEEDAVLDEAEFEELASEVFAECIASEVEREALKKVAVGVVGIGGVGAVVKPGNGVLVAAIAAYALGIGIDLYLRFDG from the coding sequence ATGGGGCTCTCAGCTTCGAAACGAGTTCAAAGACACCTCCAAGCCGCACCCCAATTCAGCTCAGCCTGCGAATCGGTCTACGCCAACTGCCTCTCCCTGAGCCAACACGCCTTCGCCGGAATTAAACCCTACCAGCTTTGCTCCGCCGTAGAGCAGCTCCACCACGTTCTATCCCATTCCCTGCCCCTAATCTCGAAGTGGGTCCCACACCCTCCGGACCGGGAACGAGTGGACCGGGCTTTCAGATCCATGATTCGTTCTCGCGGGCCTGGTTCGACGGTGGCTCAGGAGGAGGACGCGGTGCTGGATGAGGCAGAGTTCGAGGAATTAGCGTCGGAGGTGTTTGCGGAATGTATCGCGTCGGAGGTGGAGAGGGAGGCGTTGAAGAAAGTCGCTGTTGGAGTGGTGGGGATTGGTGGAGTGGGTGCGGTGGTGAAGCCAGGTAATGGAGTTTTGGTGGCGGCGATTGCTGCCTACGCTCTTGGTATTGGGATTGATCTTTATCTTAGGTTTGatggttaa